From the genome of Ectobacillus sp. JY-23, one region includes:
- the ligA gene encoding NAD-dependent DNA ligase LigA yields MSSEIAQRIKELRDMLNKFNYEYHVLDKPSVSDAEYDKYMQELMRLEEEYPEFLTDDSPSLRVGGQVLDVFTKVTHTSPMLSLGNAFNETDLRDFDRKVRQGSGREEIRYVCELKIDGLAVSLRYENGLFVQGATRGDGVTGEDITQNLKTIKAIPLRLKESATMEARGEAYMPKRSFVKLNEEKEEKGEVLFANPRNAAAGSLRQLDPKIAAQRNLSFFVYGLTNLEGQTISSHSEALNYLDALGFKTNTHRRVCGSIEEVIAYVEEWQIKRPELDYEIDGIVIKVDDVTIQQQLGLTAKSPRWAIAYKFPAEEVVTKLLDIELNVGRTGVVTPTANLEPVRVAGSIVRRASLHNEDLIREKDIRIGDYVIIKKAGDIIPEVVSALVERRTGEEQEFRMPETCPECESDLVRLEGEVALRCLNPSCPAQIREGLIHFVSRDAMNIDGLGERVITQLFNEKLIHTVADIYKLEKEQLLGLERFGEKSASNLIAAIQASKNNSLEKLLFGLGIRHVGSKAARTLAQHFDNMENLRKASVEELTAINEIGDKMAESIVAYFDNEEVEELLQKLAEHGVNMIYKGVKPSEVVNSDSYFAGKTVVLTGKLELMGRSEAKKKIEELGGKVTGSVSKSTDLLIAGEAAGSKLAQAEKHNVEVWNEERFVAELNK; encoded by the coding sequence ATGTCAAGTGAGATTGCACAGCGCATAAAAGAACTGCGCGATATGTTAAATAAATTTAATTATGAGTATCATGTTTTGGATAAGCCTTCCGTTTCAGATGCTGAATATGACAAGTATATGCAAGAGTTGATGCGGTTAGAGGAAGAGTATCCGGAATTTTTGACAGACGATTCTCCTTCCTTGCGTGTCGGCGGACAAGTCCTTGATGTGTTTACAAAAGTGACACACACATCACCCATGCTTAGCCTTGGCAATGCATTTAATGAGACAGATTTGCGTGATTTTGACCGAAAAGTTCGCCAAGGTAGCGGACGCGAGGAGATTCGTTATGTTTGCGAATTGAAAATAGATGGGTTAGCGGTATCCCTTCGTTATGAAAACGGTTTGTTTGTGCAAGGTGCTACCCGCGGCGACGGAGTAACAGGTGAAGATATTACCCAAAACCTAAAAACGATTAAAGCCATCCCACTGCGTTTAAAGGAATCTGCTACAATGGAAGCGCGCGGAGAGGCTTATATGCCAAAGCGTTCTTTTGTAAAGCTCAATGAAGAAAAAGAAGAAAAGGGCGAAGTTTTATTTGCGAACCCAAGAAATGCTGCAGCTGGTTCTCTACGTCAATTGGATCCAAAAATTGCAGCACAGCGTAATTTATCGTTCTTTGTGTACGGTTTAACGAATTTAGAAGGACAAACTATTTCATCTCATAGTGAGGCATTGAATTATCTCGATGCGCTTGGCTTTAAAACGAACACGCATCGTCGTGTTTGCGGCAGTATAGAGGAAGTGATTGCCTATGTGGAAGAGTGGCAAATTAAGCGTCCAGAGCTTGACTATGAAATAGACGGTATCGTAATCAAAGTAGATGATGTGACGATACAACAGCAATTAGGGTTAACAGCGAAAAGTCCAAGATGGGCTATAGCGTATAAGTTTCCAGCTGAAGAGGTTGTGACAAAACTGCTTGATATTGAGCTAAATGTAGGTCGTACAGGCGTTGTTACACCAACCGCAAATCTCGAACCTGTTCGTGTTGCTGGTTCCATTGTGCGCCGCGCTTCGCTTCATAACGAAGATCTAATTCGTGAAAAAGACATTCGTATCGGTGATTATGTAATCATCAAAAAAGCCGGAGATATTATTCCCGAGGTCGTAAGTGCATTGGTCGAGCGTCGTACAGGAGAAGAGCAAGAGTTCCGTATGCCAGAGACCTGTCCAGAATGTGAGAGTGACTTAGTAAGGTTAGAAGGAGAAGTCGCGCTTCGTTGTTTAAATCCATCTTGTCCAGCGCAAATCCGTGAAGGGTTGATTCATTTTGTATCTCGTGATGCCATGAATATTGATGGTTTGGGAGAACGCGTGATTACACAGCTTTTCAATGAAAAGTTAATTCATACGGTTGCGGATATATACAAATTGGAAAAAGAACAGTTGTTGGGGCTTGAGCGTTTTGGCGAAAAATCCGCATCTAACTTAATTGCAGCTATCCAAGCTTCTAAGAATAACTCTCTTGAGAAGTTATTGTTCGGATTGGGAATTCGTCACGTTGGATCAAAGGCTGCCCGCACACTAGCCCAGCATTTTGATAACATGGAAAACCTGCGTAAGGCAAGCGTAGAAGAATTAACAGCTATTAATGAAATTGGTGATAAAATGGCAGAGTCTATTGTCGCTTATTTTGATAATGAAGAAGTAGAAGAACTGCTTCAAAAGCTTGCCGAGCACGGCGTAAATATGATATATAAAGGCGTAAAACCTTCAGAAGTGGTAAACAGCGATTCATATTTTGCAGGTAAAACGGTTGTATTAACTGGTAAACTGGAGCTTATGGGACGAAGTGAGGCAAAGAAGAAAATTGAAGAGCTTGGCGGGAAAGTGACTGGAAGTGTGAGTAAAAGTACAGATTTACTAATCGCAGGAGAAGCGGCTGGTTCCAAATTAGCACAGGCTGAAAAACATAACGTAGAAGTATGGAATGAAGAGAGGTTTGTGGCGGAGTTAAATAAGTAA
- a CDS encoding serine O-acetyltransferase: MIQGANFLKSFIHFRFNSIIPYTAEIGKGTRLGYGGIGVVIHAKAKIGANCVISQNVTIGSRETLPTIDDYVFIGPGTKCLGGRIGDNVVVDANSVVTKEVPSNCVIAGVPTKVISTDMEKYQSYIKK; the protein is encoded by the coding sequence TTGATACAAGGAGCTAACTTCCTTAAAAGCTTTATTCATTTCCGATTCAACTCCATCATCCCTTATACTGCCGAAATCGGAAAAGGAACACGACTAGGTTATGGAGGGATTGGGGTTGTCATTCATGCGAAAGCAAAAATTGGGGCGAACTGTGTTATATCACAAAATGTAACCATCGGCTCTAGAGAGACGCTACCAACAATAGATGATTACGTATTTATAGGACCAGGTACAAAGTGTCTGGGAGGACGAATTGGAGATAACGTTGTAGTTGACGCAAACTCTGTTGTAACAAAAGAAGTACCAAGTAATTGCGTTATTGCAGGAGTACCTACAAAAGTAATTAGTACAGATATGGAAAAGTATCAGTCTTATATTAAGAAATAA
- the pruA gene encoding L-glutamate gamma-semialdehyde dehydrogenase, giving the protein MVVAYKHEPFTDYTVEANKLAFEEGLKKVESYLGQDYPLIIGGERITTEDKIVSVNPANKEEVIGRVSKANRELAEKAMQIADTTFQTWRKTKPEMRADILFRAAAIIRRRKHEFSAILTKEAGKPWREADADTAEAIDFLEYYGRQMLKLKDGIPVESRPIEYNRFSYIPLGVGVIISPWNFPFAIMAGMTTAAVVSGNTVLLKPASTTPVVAAKFIEVLEEAGLPAGVVNFVPGSGSEVGDYLVDHPRTRFISFTGSKEVGIRIYERAAKVNPGQIWLKRVIAEMGGKDTIVVDKEADLELAAQSIVASAFGFSGQKCSACSRAVIVEDVYDTVLERAVELTKELTLGNPAEQGTYMGPVNDQGAFDKIMSYIQIGKEEGKLMTGGEGDDSKGWFIQPTIFADVAEDARLMKEEIFGPVVAFCKAKDFDHAIDIANNTEFGLTGAVISNNRANIEKAREDFHVGNLYFNRGCTGAIVGYQPFGGFNMSGTDSKAGGPDYLLLHMQAKTTSETL; this is encoded by the coding sequence ATGGTAGTAGCTTACAAACATGAGCCTTTTACAGATTATACGGTAGAGGCCAATAAACTTGCATTTGAAGAAGGGTTGAAGAAGGTAGAATCTTATCTTGGACAAGATTATCCACTAATCATCGGGGGAGAACGCATTACAACGGAAGATAAAATTGTATCCGTTAACCCTGCAAATAAAGAAGAAGTTATCGGTCGCGTATCAAAAGCAAACCGCGAGCTTGCAGAAAAGGCGATGCAAATTGCTGATACAACGTTCCAAACTTGGAGAAAAACAAAGCCAGAAATGCGTGCCGACATCTTGTTCCGTGCAGCTGCAATCATCCGTCGTAGAAAGCATGAGTTCTCTGCAATTCTGACGAAAGAAGCAGGAAAGCCTTGGAGAGAAGCAGATGCAGATACTGCAGAAGCAATCGATTTCTTAGAGTACTACGGTCGTCAAATGTTAAAATTAAAAGATGGCATTCCAGTGGAAAGCCGTCCAATCGAATATAACCGCTTCTCATATATTCCACTAGGAGTAGGTGTTATCATTTCTCCTTGGAACTTCCCGTTTGCAATCATGGCAGGTATGACAACTGCTGCAGTTGTATCCGGTAACACAGTTCTTTTGAAGCCTGCGAGCACGACACCTGTTGTTGCTGCGAAGTTCATTGAAGTATTAGAAGAAGCAGGTCTTCCTGCAGGTGTTGTAAACTTTGTACCGGGTAGCGGTTCTGAAGTGGGAGATTATTTGGTTGATCACCCTCGCACACGCTTTATCAGCTTCACAGGTTCAAAAGAAGTTGGTATTCGTATTTATGAGCGTGCGGCGAAAGTAAATCCTGGTCAAATTTGGTTAAAGCGTGTTATCGCTGAAATGGGCGGTAAAGATACAATTGTAGTAGATAAAGAAGCAGACCTTGAATTAGCAGCGCAATCCATCGTTGCGTCCGCATTCGGTTTTTCTGGTCAAAAATGTTCTGCTTGCTCTCGTGCGGTTATCGTAGAAGATGTATATGATACAGTACTTGAAAGAGCAGTAGAATTGACAAAAGAATTGACGCTTGGCAACCCGGCTGAACAAGGCACATACATGGGTCCTGTAAATGACCAAGGCGCGTTCGATAAAATCATGAGCTACATCCAAATTGGTAAAGAAGAAGGTAAGCTAATGACAGGCGGCGAGGGAGATGACTCCAAAGGTTGGTTCATTCAACCTACAATCTTCGCTGATGTAGCTGAAGATGCTCGTTTGATGAAAGAAGAAATCTTTGGACCGGTTGTAGCATTCTGTAAGGCAAAAGATTTCGATCATGCAATCGATATTGCTAACAACACAGAGTTTGGTTTAACAGGAGCAGTAATCTCCAACAACCGTGCAAACATTGAAAAAGCTCGTGAAGACTTCCACGTAGGTAACCTATACTTCAACCGCGGCTGCACAGGTGCAATCGTTGGATACCAACCATTCGGTGGCTTCAACATGTCTGGTACTGACTCCAAAGCAGGCGGTCCTGACTATTTGCTTCTTCACATGCAAGCAAAAACAACATCTGAAACACTTTAA
- a CDS encoding CamS family sex pheromone protein yields the protein MKKLALCISLGLILTGCAPSFQKDEKIVQKVGKSKENSIIPSYSISDEYYKSIIPFEEGAARGLVVQGLNSRLDIDEFETGLMRIAQESFSTKDYLFQEGQFLSRDTVQQLVQRKRTDAQQAEAEKRQNNLNKKVKVPNLGLNPPYDKDAPGSVEDKNAKSPIYLSNILEHNYMIKNGNGEVEIGGVVIGLAMNSVHYYNLPPEQGGYPRETPIPEGEMLEQGKKMAQAILDVLVKQEKWRDVPVTFAIYRQEAKSSLVPGHFVTYTKLDKGETKVGDWDSIDERYYLFPSEAGKKDYREDNTKIENFKSDIAEYFPNNFTAVVGRGFYKDKQIQELKLDIPVQFNGKAEVIGFTQFVTGLIMEHFPNYVKVEVNIHSVGRQEAVILRDSEQEQPIVHIFD from the coding sequence ATGAAGAAGCTTGCATTATGTATAAGTCTTGGGCTGATCCTGACAGGATGCGCCCCAAGCTTTCAAAAGGACGAAAAGATCGTCCAAAAAGTGGGAAAATCTAAAGAGAATTCGATTATTCCTAGCTACTCTATTTCCGATGAATACTATAAATCGATCATTCCGTTTGAAGAAGGCGCTGCCCGCGGCTTGGTGGTGCAAGGGCTTAACAGCCGCTTGGATATCGATGAGTTTGAAACCGGGCTGATGCGCATTGCACAAGAATCTTTCAGTACAAAAGATTACTTGTTTCAAGAAGGACAATTTCTAAGTAGAGACACCGTACAACAGCTTGTGCAGAGAAAGCGAACAGATGCGCAGCAAGCAGAAGCGGAGAAACGTCAAAACAACTTAAACAAAAAGGTCAAAGTGCCGAATTTAGGATTGAACCCACCATATGATAAAGATGCTCCTGGTTCTGTTGAAGATAAAAATGCGAAAAGCCCAATTTATCTATCTAATATCTTAGAGCATAATTATATGATTAAAAACGGTAATGGTGAAGTAGAAATTGGCGGTGTTGTAATTGGTTTAGCGATGAATTCCGTTCATTATTATAATCTTCCGCCGGAGCAAGGCGGTTATCCGCGTGAAACACCTATTCCGGAAGGAGAAATGCTAGAACAGGGCAAAAAAATGGCCCAAGCTATTTTAGATGTTTTAGTCAAACAAGAAAAATGGAGAGATGTTCCTGTTACTTTTGCGATTTATCGACAAGAAGCCAAGTCTTCCCTTGTGCCAGGGCATTTTGTAACCTATACAAAGCTGGACAAAGGAGAAACAAAAGTTGGTGACTGGGACAGCATTGATGAGCGGTACTACTTATTTCCTTCTGAAGCAGGAAAAAAGGATTATCGCGAAGATAATACAAAGATAGAAAACTTTAAGTCAGATATTGCTGAGTATTTCCCGAATAACTTCACGGCAGTAGTAGGTCGTGGCTTTTATAAAGATAAGCAAATTCAAGAGTTAAAGCTAGATATACCTGTCCAGTTTAATGGAAAAGCGGAGGTCATTGGCTTCACACAATTTGTGACAGGTTTGATTATGGAGCATTTTCCAAACTACGTTAAGGTCGAGGTGAATATTCATTCGGTCGGCAGGCAAGAGGCTGTAATTTTACGGGATTCAGAGCAAGAACAACCAATTGTTCATATATTTGACTGA
- a CDS encoding SH3 domain-containing protein, with protein sequence MNYTNKATVLGTIAALNLSLFAPNVFAKEQSEPTGTVEASNLYVRSEPSIKGKVLGSLKKGQAVSITKQQNGWGTILFNGEKAYISMDYIKPIASKEHATSRETATVTADKLNIRASASTSSKLLGKLNKGQTVSVLAKQGAWTKISFNGTDAFVSTEFLRFVTNPAPAPTPAPSAPESATVTADKLNVRSSASTSAKVLGKLNKGQTVSVLAKQGAWTKISFNGTDAFVSTEFLRFVTNPAPTPTPAPSAPESATVTADKLNVRSSASTSAKVLGKLNKGQTVSVLAKQGAWTKISFNGTDAFVSTEFLRFVTNPAPAPTPEPPKTESATVTATLLHVYATASSQAEIVDKMKKGSKVDVIGQEKTWTKIWLNGREAFVLTKYLQFKDTPLKETIKKQITVPQTTVYDKAAYTGKSLGVVKQNSEVQVLSEAKGWLTILFNDKEAFIPALAVQPLQEEETSVTTATLNVRSTPSTSGAIVGKLNQGQSVIIVSKENGWGKIAFNGKYAYISLGYVKTDKGTASYSIVTGSYSMLQANQQEAAKAFASLKSDGYVTRNGKIIDMKQGFVRTNKVTNIYDLQTHKQVTYVAPNTDLKFVKVDGSRIHVSFDGKNGYVFAQDVELHPNLLKTKTSFYTVKAGNILYNSYQVATNSYYVLNEGYAPTHLKDGVQYTAFDRTLIGGKESYQYFAYLPLRVSSSYTAAELDAFIRASRPDSPLIGTGIYFIEAANKYNMNAAYLLSHAIVESAWGTSRIAREKNNLFGFKAVDSNPYDGAASFATLQEGIDYCAGYIDRNYLTPDAKFYNGAFLGDKARGMNVLYASDSNWSRNISSVMHRLDKMYSNRNYKTYELGRVTEGTVLLANLAGKKAATVGKDITVAIKGTTQTSQGTYYEVFSDSSAYTTLFIHESQVKKIHTY encoded by the coding sequence ATGAACTATACAAACAAAGCCACCGTTTTAGGAACAATCGCTGCACTTAACTTGTCGCTATTTGCTCCCAATGTGTTTGCCAAGGAACAATCAGAGCCAACTGGAACAGTAGAAGCAAGCAACTTATATGTACGCTCTGAGCCTTCTATAAAAGGAAAGGTACTCGGAAGTCTAAAAAAAGGACAAGCCGTTTCTATAACGAAACAACAAAATGGCTGGGGAACCATCTTATTTAATGGTGAAAAAGCTTATATTTCGATGGACTATATTAAACCAATTGCATCAAAGGAGCATGCAACGTCTCGTGAAACAGCTACTGTTACTGCTGACAAGCTTAACATCAGAGCTTCTGCCTCTACTTCTAGCAAGTTACTTGGAAAATTGAATAAAGGACAAACTGTCTCTGTTCTTGCCAAACAAGGGGCTTGGACAAAAATTTCTTTTAACGGTACAGACGCTTTCGTTTCTACTGAGTTTTTGCGTTTTGTAACGAATCCTGCTCCGGCACCAACTCCCGCTCCGAGTGCGCCTGAGTCTGCCACTGTTACTGCCGATAAACTGAACGTCAGATCCTCTGCTTCTACTTCTGCCAAAGTGCTCGGCAAGTTGAATAAGGGACAAACTGTTTCTGTTCTTGCCAAACAAGGGGCTTGGACAAAAATTTCTTTTAACGGTACAGACGCTTTCGTTTCTACTGAGTTTTTGCGTTTTGTAACGAATCCAGCTCCGACACCAACTCCCGCTCCGAGTGCGCCTGAGTCTGCCACTGTTACTGCCGATAAACTGAACGTCAGATCCTCTGCTTCTACTTCTGCCAAAGTGCTCGGCAAGTTGAATAAGGGACAAACTGTTTCTGTTCTTGCCAAACAAGGGGCTTGGACAAAAATTTCTTTTAACGGTACAGACGCTTTCGTTTCTACTGAGTTTTTGCGTTTTGTAACGAATCCTGCTCCGGCACCAACTCCCGAACCACCTAAAACAGAATCAGCAACTGTTACAGCTACCCTATTACATGTGTATGCTACAGCTTCTTCACAAGCGGAGATTGTAGATAAAATGAAAAAAGGAAGTAAAGTGGATGTGATTGGTCAGGAGAAAACATGGACAAAAATTTGGCTGAACGGACGCGAAGCATTCGTATTAACAAAGTATTTACAGTTCAAAGATACACCTTTAAAAGAGACTATAAAAAAACAGATTACAGTCCCACAAACCACAGTATACGATAAGGCTGCTTATACAGGAAAGTCGCTCGGTGTTGTAAAACAGAACAGCGAAGTACAAGTCTTGTCAGAGGCTAAGGGTTGGTTAACCATTCTATTTAACGACAAAGAAGCATTTATACCCGCTCTTGCAGTACAGCCCTTACAAGAAGAAGAAACATCTGTTACAACAGCTACTTTAAATGTTAGATCTACTCCTTCTACCAGCGGTGCCATTGTAGGAAAGCTCAATCAAGGTCAATCCGTTATAATCGTAAGCAAAGAAAATGGCTGGGGGAAAATTGCGTTTAATGGTAAATATGCTTATATTTCTTTAGGATATGTTAAAACTGACAAAGGGACCGCTTCATATTCTATCGTTACCGGCTCCTACAGCATGCTGCAGGCAAACCAACAAGAAGCTGCAAAAGCCTTTGCTTCATTAAAATCAGACGGCTACGTGACACGAAACGGAAAAATTATTGATATGAAACAGGGGTTTGTACGTACCAATAAAGTTACTAATATATATGACCTGCAAACTCACAAACAGGTAACATATGTTGCCCCAAACACAGATTTAAAGTTTGTTAAAGTAGATGGCTCCCGTATTCATGTGTCTTTCGATGGTAAAAATGGGTATGTATTTGCACAAGATGTAGAACTACATCCTAATTTACTCAAAACGAAAACCTCTTTTTATACAGTAAAAGCAGGCAATATTCTTTATAATTCATACCAGGTCGCTACCAATAGCTACTATGTCTTAAATGAAGGCTATGCACCTACACATTTAAAAGATGGCGTACAGTATACAGCTTTTGATCGAACTTTAATTGGCGGAAAGGAGAGCTATCAATACTTTGCATACTTGCCTTTACGTGTATCATCATCCTATACAGCAGCTGAACTAGATGCATTTATTCGCGCCAGTCGACCAGATAGCCCCTTAATTGGGACAGGCATCTATTTTATTGAAGCTGCTAACAAGTACAACATGAATGCAGCTTACCTACTTTCACATGCCATTGTAGAGTCTGCATGGGGAACAAGCCGGATTGCCAGAGAAAAAAACAATTTATTCGGCTTTAAAGCAGTAGACTCCAATCCTTATGATGGCGCCGCATCATTTGCAACGTTACAAGAGGGCATTGACTATTGTGCAGGATATATTGACAGAAACTATCTAACACCTGATGCAAAGTTTTATAACGGTGCGTTTCTTGGAGATAAAGCTCGGGGCATGAATGTACTATATGCGAGCGACAGCAACTGGTCTCGAAATATTTCGTCCGTGATGCACCGATTAGACAAAATGTATAGTAACCGTAATTATAAAACATATGAACTTGGGAGAGTGACAGAAGGAACCGTGTTGCTTGCAAATCTAGCTGGCAAAAAAGCAGCAACTGTTGGCAAAGACATTACAGTCGCTATTAAAGGAACCACCCAAACATCACAGGGAACTTATTACGAAGTATTCTCTGATTCTAGTGCGTATACAACGTTATTTATTCATGAGAGTCAGGTTAAGAAGATTCATACATATTAA
- the gatC gene encoding Asp-tRNA(Asn)/Glu-tRNA(Gln) amidotransferase subunit GatC has protein sequence MSRISVENVKHVAHLARLAITEEEAEKFSKQLDAIITFAEQLNELDTTNVKPTSHVLEMKNVMREDVAKPGLPVEDVLKNAPDHKENQIRVPAILE, from the coding sequence ATGTCAAGAATTTCGGTCGAAAATGTAAAGCATGTTGCACATTTGGCTCGATTGGCCATTACGGAAGAAGAAGCGGAAAAGTTTTCGAAGCAACTGGATGCAATCATTACATTTGCGGAGCAATTAAACGAGTTGGATACAACAAACGTAAAGCCAACCTCGCATGTGTTAGAAATGAAAAATGTGATGCGTGAAGACGTTGCAAAACCAGGTTTACCTGTTGAAGATGTGCTGAAAAATGCTCCGGACCATAAAGAGAATCAAATACGCGTCCCGGCAATTTTAGAATAG
- a CDS encoding amino acid permease, translating to MNQFFHKKSIQEIMGNRDKGLEKTLGAFDLVLLGIGAIVGIGILVLTGMIAANYAGPSVIFSFILAAIICTFVAFCYAELASALPTSGGVYIYSYLTVGELVAFLIGWAQMLMYILAVAAVANGWSAYFVSLLNGFGVEIPKAWHTDPMQGGFANIPAIVIVLLLTWVLTQGAKESKRITNMMVMIKIIIIALFVVVGIFYVKPDNWTPFMPFGVEGIIGGAAAVFFAFLGFDAVAAAAEEVKNPKRDLPIGIIGSLVICTILYVVVSLILTGMVPFEQLDVSDAMAFALHAVGQDMVAGILSVGALAGITTVILAYLYAGVRMLFAMSRDKLLPQTFSRMDAKTNTPVFSTWLLGLLAAVLGGFVDLKALSDLVNMIALLTFIMVAISVIILRRTHTNLQRGFTAPFVPYLPVLVIVCCAYLMLKLNHLTWMYLAFWLILGAISYYLHGKFQMKLDNTLRKIG from the coding sequence GTGAATCAATTCTTCCATAAGAAATCGATACAAGAGATTATGGGAAATCGCGATAAAGGTCTAGAAAAAACATTGGGAGCATTCGACCTTGTTCTTCTTGGAATTGGCGCGATTGTTGGAATAGGAATTTTAGTATTAACAGGTATGATTGCGGCAAACTACGCCGGACCATCTGTTATTTTTTCTTTTATACTAGCTGCGATTATATGTACATTTGTAGCGTTTTGTTATGCCGAGCTGGCATCTGCTTTACCGACTTCAGGCGGGGTATATATTTATTCATATCTTACTGTCGGAGAACTTGTAGCATTTTTGATTGGCTGGGCACAAATGCTGATGTATATATTGGCTGTAGCTGCGGTAGCTAATGGCTGGTCGGCTTATTTTGTGTCACTATTGAACGGCTTTGGAGTAGAAATCCCTAAAGCATGGCATACAGATCCGATGCAGGGCGGCTTTGCTAATATACCGGCCATTGTGATTGTCTTGTTATTAACATGGGTGTTAACACAAGGAGCAAAGGAAAGTAAACGAATTACTAATATGATGGTCATGATTAAAATCATAATTATTGCTTTGTTTGTTGTGGTGGGTATATTTTATGTAAAGCCGGATAATTGGACACCATTTATGCCATTTGGTGTAGAAGGGATTATTGGCGGTGCTGCAGCTGTATTTTTCGCATTTTTAGGCTTTGACGCGGTAGCTGCGGCAGCAGAAGAAGTGAAAAATCCGAAGCGCGACTTGCCAATCGGGATTATTGGTTCTTTGGTCATTTGTACCATTTTATACGTTGTCGTTTCGCTGATCTTAACGGGTATGGTGCCATTTGAGCAGCTGGATGTATCCGATGCGATGGCGTTTGCGTTACATGCTGTTGGACAAGATATGGTAGCAGGTATTTTATCGGTGGGGGCATTAGCTGGTATTACAACCGTTATTCTTGCGTATTTGTATGCGGGTGTGCGAATGTTATTTGCGATGAGCCGTGACAAACTATTGCCGCAAACGTTTTCTCGCATGGATGCTAAAACAAATACACCTGTGTTTTCAACATGGTTGCTTGGTTTACTTGCAGCAGTGTTAGGTGGCTTTGTTGACTTAAAGGCATTATCTGATTTGGTAAATATGATTGCGCTCTTAACGTTTATCATGGTAGCAATTTCAGTCATAATTTTACGTCGTACCCATACAAACCTGCAACGAGGATTTACTGCTCCGTTTGTTCCGTATCTACCAGTACTAGTAATTGTTTGCTGCGCATATTTAATGTTAAAGCTAAACCATCTTACTTGGATGTATTTGGCATTCTGGCTAATTTTAGGTGCCATTTCGTACTATCTTCATGGGAAATTCCAAATGAAATTGGACAATACCCTCAGAAAAATAGGATAA